From the Solanum lycopersicum chromosome 10, SLM_r2.1 genome, one window contains:
- the LOC101245302 gene encoding protein TIC 62, chloroplastic isoform X2 has protein sequence MELRCLQTLNIPATALAEKPFLCGHPITLIQTSTKRGPNSKNLKTLRFRTQISAKISSLEPQGTAKDVKSKDANLVFVAGATGRVGSRTVRELLKLGFKVRAGVRSAQRAQPLVKSVEQIKLENATDGGAKAIEKLEIVECDLEKSYQIRPALGDASIVICCIGASEKEIFDVTGPYRIDYLATKNLIDAATVAKVDHFILLTSLGTNKVGFPAAILNLFWGVLLWKRKAEEALLASGLPYTIVRPGGMERPTDSFKETHNITLSEEDTLFGGLVSNLQVAELMAVMAKNRSLSYCKVVEVVAETTAPLTPMEDLLAKIPPQRVEVSPPKKSATPTSITSEIPDALLEKKPSETKLKAAAPLSPYTAYAELKPPTSPSPIPPGGHQAGASGAEDSKPTKKASSVVDYAFDKAELLTTRPSSPYAAYEDLKPPTSPSPNPPGGRQEGSSGAEDGEPTKAVSSVVDSTFDKVELLTTRPLSPYTAYEDLKPPTSPSPIPPGGRQEGATGAEDSEHTKAASSVVDSTFDKAELLTTRPLSPYTAYEDLKPPTSPIPIPPGGRQEGASGAEDSEHTKAASSVVDSTFDKAELLTTSYEDLKPPTSPSTNPPGGRQEGASGAENTKPTKEASSVYLFTFDKAELVTTRPLSPYTAYEDLKPPRSPSPRPSGLKSSATAEVTSAVTGGNDVAIDSANNFSKEDSSKSSAFCHSPYPAYEDFKPPSSPTPSFNKM, from the exons ATGGAGCTGCGTTGCTTGCAGACACTCAATATCCCTGCAACTGCTTTAGCAGAGAAGCCATTTTTGTGTGGACACCCAATTACATTGATTCAAACTAGCACTAAAAGGGGCCCAAATTCCAAAAACCTTAAGACCCTTCGTTTCAGAACTCAAATTTCAG CAAAAATTAGCTCATTGGAACCTCAAGGAACTGCAAAAGATGTCAAATCAAAAGATGCAAATCTTGTTTTTGTTGCTGGTGCAACCGGTAGGGTTGGTTCTCGGACTGTAAG GGAGCTTCTGAAATTAGGCTTTAAAGTTCGAGCTGGAGTTCGAAGTGCTCAAAGAGCTCAACCTCTTGTCAAA AGTGTTGAGCAGATAAAACTTGAGAATGCTACGGATGGAGGAGCAAAAG CTATAGAGAAGCTTGAAATTGTGGAATGCGATTTGGAGAAAAGTTATCAGATTAGGCCTGCACTGGGCGATGCATCAATTGTTATATGTTGCATTGGTGCCAGTGAAAAGGAGATCTTTGATGTTACTGGACCATATCGAATTGATTACCTGGCTACTAAGAACCTTATTGATGCAG CAACCGTCGCAAAAGTTGACCACTTTATCTTGCTCACATCTTTGGGAACAAACAAGGTCGGTTTTCCTGCAGCAATTCTCAA TTTGTTTTGGGGAGTCCTCCTTTGGAAAAGGAAAGCAGAAGAGGCACTGCTTGCCAGTGGGCTTCCTTATACT ATTGTGAGACCTGGAGGAATGGAACGTCCCACTGATTCTTTTAAAGAAACTCACAATATTACTCTTTCGGAGGAAGATACTTTATTTGGTGGTCTCGTGTCAAACCTTCAG GTGGCAGAACTAATGGCGGTTATGGCCAAAAACCGGAGCCTTTCATACTGTAAAGTGGTTGAAGTTGTTGCAGAAACAACAGCACCGTTGACCCCCATGGAGGACCTTCTTGCAAAAATTCCCCCCCAACGTGTTGAGGTTTCCCCACCCAAG AAATCTGCAACTCCAACCAGTATTACGTCTGAGATCCCTGATGCCTTGCTCGAGAAAAAACCTTctgaaacaaagttgaaagCAGCAGCACCTCTCTCTCCATATACTGC TTATGCAGAGCTTAAACCGCCTACATCTCCTAGTCCGATTCCTCCTGGTGGTCATCAAGCAGGTGCAAGTGGAGCAGAAGATAGCAAACCCACTAAAAAAGCCTCTTCTGTTGTTGATTATGCTTTTGACAAAGCAGAATTGCTGACTACAAGACCTTCGTCTCCATATGCTGC TTATGAAGATTTAAAGCCACCTACATCTCCTAGTCCAAATCCTCCCGGAGGTCGTCAAGAAGGTTCAAGTGGAGCAGAAGATGGTGAACCTACTAAAGCAGTTTCTTCTGTTGTTGATTCTACTTTTGACAAAGTAGAATTGCTGACTACAAGGCCTTTGTCTCCATACACTGC TTATGAAGATTTAAAGCCACCTACATCTCCTAGTCCAATTCCTCCCGGTGGTCGTCAAGAAGGTGCAACTGGAGCAGAAGACAGCGAACACACTAAGGCAGCCTCTTCTGTTGTTGATTCTACTTTTGACAAAGCAGAATTGCTGACTACAAGGCCTTTGTCTCCATACACTGC TTATGAAGATTTAAAGCCACCTACATCTCCTATTCCAATTCCTCCCGGTGGTCGTCAAGAAGGTGCAAGTGGAGCAGAGGATAGCGAACACACTAAGGCAGCCTCTTCTGTTGTTGATTCTACTTTTGACAAAGCAGAATTGCTGACTACAAG TTATGAAGATCTAAAACCACCTACATCCCCTAGTACAAATCCTCCTGGAGGTCGTCAAGAAGGTGCAAGTGGAGCAGAGAATACCAAACCCACTAAGGAAGCCTCTtctgtttatttatttacttttgacAAAGCAGAGTTGGTGACTACAAGGCCTTTGTCTCCATACACTGC TTATGAAGATTTAAAGCCACCTAGATCTCCAAGTCCAAGACCGAGTGGTTTGAAATCCTCAGCAACTGCGGAAGTAACATCAGCAGTTACTGGAGGCAACGATGTGGCAATCGATAGTGCTAACAATTTCTCCAAGGAGGATTCATCAAAAAGTTCAGCTTTCTGTCATTCTCCTTACCCTGC GTATGAGGACTTCAAGCCTCCAAGCTCTCCAACGCCATCTTTCAATAAAATGTGA
- the LOC101245302 gene encoding protein TIC 62, chloroplastic isoform X3 — protein MELRCLQTLNIPATALAEKPFLCGHPITLIQTSTKRGPNSKNLKTLRFRTQISAKISSLEPQGTAKDVKSKDANLVFVAGATGRVGSRTVRELLKLGFKVRAGVRSAQRAQPLVKSVEQIKLENATDGGAKAIEKLEIVECDLEKSYQIRPALGDASIVICCIGASEKEIFDVTGPYRIDYLATKNLIDAATVAKVDHFILLTSLGTNKVGFPAAILNLFWGVLLWKRKAEEALLASGLPYTIVRPGGMERPTDSFKETHNITLSEEDTLFGGLVSNLQVAELMAVMAKNRSLSYCKVVEVVAETTAPLTPMEDLLAKIPPQRVEVSPPKETGDLQKSATPTSITSEIPDALLEKKPSETKLKAAAPLSPYTAYAELKPPTSPSPIPPGGHQAGASGAEDSKPTKKASSVVDYAFDKAELLTTRPSSPYAAYEDLKPPTSPSPNPPGGRQEGSSGAEDGEPTKAVSSVVDSTFDKVELLTTRPLSPYTAYEDLKPPTSPSPIPPGGRQEGATGAEDSEHTKAASSVVDSTFDKAELLTTSYEDLKPPTSPSTNPPGGRQEGASGAENTKPTKEASSVYLFTFDKAELVTTRPLSPYTAYEDLKPPRSPSPRPSGLKSSATAEVTSAVTGGNDVAIDSANNFSKEDSSKSSAFCHSPYPAYEDFKPPSSPTPSFNKM, from the exons ATGGAGCTGCGTTGCTTGCAGACACTCAATATCCCTGCAACTGCTTTAGCAGAGAAGCCATTTTTGTGTGGACACCCAATTACATTGATTCAAACTAGCACTAAAAGGGGCCCAAATTCCAAAAACCTTAAGACCCTTCGTTTCAGAACTCAAATTTCAG CAAAAATTAGCTCATTGGAACCTCAAGGAACTGCAAAAGATGTCAAATCAAAAGATGCAAATCTTGTTTTTGTTGCTGGTGCAACCGGTAGGGTTGGTTCTCGGACTGTAAG GGAGCTTCTGAAATTAGGCTTTAAAGTTCGAGCTGGAGTTCGAAGTGCTCAAAGAGCTCAACCTCTTGTCAAA AGTGTTGAGCAGATAAAACTTGAGAATGCTACGGATGGAGGAGCAAAAG CTATAGAGAAGCTTGAAATTGTGGAATGCGATTTGGAGAAAAGTTATCAGATTAGGCCTGCACTGGGCGATGCATCAATTGTTATATGTTGCATTGGTGCCAGTGAAAAGGAGATCTTTGATGTTACTGGACCATATCGAATTGATTACCTGGCTACTAAGAACCTTATTGATGCAG CAACCGTCGCAAAAGTTGACCACTTTATCTTGCTCACATCTTTGGGAACAAACAAGGTCGGTTTTCCTGCAGCAATTCTCAA TTTGTTTTGGGGAGTCCTCCTTTGGAAAAGGAAAGCAGAAGAGGCACTGCTTGCCAGTGGGCTTCCTTATACT ATTGTGAGACCTGGAGGAATGGAACGTCCCACTGATTCTTTTAAAGAAACTCACAATATTACTCTTTCGGAGGAAGATACTTTATTTGGTGGTCTCGTGTCAAACCTTCAG GTGGCAGAACTAATGGCGGTTATGGCCAAAAACCGGAGCCTTTCATACTGTAAAGTGGTTGAAGTTGTTGCAGAAACAACAGCACCGTTGACCCCCATGGAGGACCTTCTTGCAAAAATTCCCCCCCAACGTGTTGAGGTTTCCCCACCCAAG GAAACTGGTGATTTACAGAAATCTGCAACTCCAACCAGTATTACGTCTGAGATCCCTGATGCCTTGCTCGAGAAAAAACCTTctgaaacaaagttgaaagCAGCAGCACCTCTCTCTCCATATACTGC TTATGCAGAGCTTAAACCGCCTACATCTCCTAGTCCGATTCCTCCTGGTGGTCATCAAGCAGGTGCAAGTGGAGCAGAAGATAGCAAACCCACTAAAAAAGCCTCTTCTGTTGTTGATTATGCTTTTGACAAAGCAGAATTGCTGACTACAAGACCTTCGTCTCCATATGCTGC TTATGAAGATTTAAAGCCACCTACATCTCCTAGTCCAAATCCTCCCGGAGGTCGTCAAGAAGGTTCAAGTGGAGCAGAAGATGGTGAACCTACTAAAGCAGTTTCTTCTGTTGTTGATTCTACTTTTGACAAAGTAGAATTGCTGACTACAAGGCCTTTGTCTCCATACACTGC TTATGAAGATTTAAAGCCACCTACATCTCCTAGTCCAATTCCTCCCGGTGGTCGTCAAGAAGGTGCAACTGGAGCAGAAGACAGCGAACACACTAAGGCAGCCTCTTCTGTTGTTGATTCTACTTTTGACAAAGCAGAATTGCTGACTACAAG TTATGAAGATCTAAAACCACCTACATCCCCTAGTACAAATCCTCCTGGAGGTCGTCAAGAAGGTGCAAGTGGAGCAGAGAATACCAAACCCACTAAGGAAGCCTCTtctgtttatttatttacttttgacAAAGCAGAGTTGGTGACTACAAGGCCTTTGTCTCCATACACTGC TTATGAAGATTTAAAGCCACCTAGATCTCCAAGTCCAAGACCGAGTGGTTTGAAATCCTCAGCAACTGCGGAAGTAACATCAGCAGTTACTGGAGGCAACGATGTGGCAATCGATAGTGCTAACAATTTCTCCAAGGAGGATTCATCAAAAAGTTCAGCTTTCTGTCATTCTCCTTACCCTGC GTATGAGGACTTCAAGCCTCCAAGCTCTCCAACGCCATCTTTCAATAAAATGTGA
- the LOC101245302 gene encoding protein TIC 62, chloroplastic isoform X1 → MELRCLQTLNIPATALAEKPFLCGHPITLIQTSTKRGPNSKNLKTLRFRTQISAKISSLEPQGTAKDVKSKDANLVFVAGATGRVGSRTVRELLKLGFKVRAGVRSAQRAQPLVKSVEQIKLENATDGGAKAIEKLEIVECDLEKSYQIRPALGDASIVICCIGASEKEIFDVTGPYRIDYLATKNLIDAATVAKVDHFILLTSLGTNKVGFPAAILNLFWGVLLWKRKAEEALLASGLPYTIVRPGGMERPTDSFKETHNITLSEEDTLFGGLVSNLQVAELMAVMAKNRSLSYCKVVEVVAETTAPLTPMEDLLAKIPPQRVEVSPPKETGDLQKSATPTSITSEIPDALLEKKPSETKLKAAAPLSPYTAYAELKPPTSPSPIPPGGHQAGASGAEDSKPTKKASSVVDYAFDKAELLTTRPSSPYAAYEDLKPPTSPSPNPPGGRQEGSSGAEDGEPTKAVSSVVDSTFDKVELLTTRPLSPYTAYEDLKPPTSPSPIPPGGRQEGATGAEDSEHTKAASSVVDSTFDKAELLTTRPLSPYTAYEDLKPPTSPIPIPPGGRQEGASGAEDSEHTKAASSVVDSTFDKAELLTTSYEDLKPPTSPSTNPPGGRQEGASGAENTKPTKEASSVYLFTFDKAELVTTRPLSPYTAYEDLKPPRSPSPRPSGLKSSATAEVTSAVTGGNDVAIDSANNFSKEDSSKSSAFCHSPYPAYEDFKPPSSPTPSFNKM, encoded by the exons ATGGAGCTGCGTTGCTTGCAGACACTCAATATCCCTGCAACTGCTTTAGCAGAGAAGCCATTTTTGTGTGGACACCCAATTACATTGATTCAAACTAGCACTAAAAGGGGCCCAAATTCCAAAAACCTTAAGACCCTTCGTTTCAGAACTCAAATTTCAG CAAAAATTAGCTCATTGGAACCTCAAGGAACTGCAAAAGATGTCAAATCAAAAGATGCAAATCTTGTTTTTGTTGCTGGTGCAACCGGTAGGGTTGGTTCTCGGACTGTAAG GGAGCTTCTGAAATTAGGCTTTAAAGTTCGAGCTGGAGTTCGAAGTGCTCAAAGAGCTCAACCTCTTGTCAAA AGTGTTGAGCAGATAAAACTTGAGAATGCTACGGATGGAGGAGCAAAAG CTATAGAGAAGCTTGAAATTGTGGAATGCGATTTGGAGAAAAGTTATCAGATTAGGCCTGCACTGGGCGATGCATCAATTGTTATATGTTGCATTGGTGCCAGTGAAAAGGAGATCTTTGATGTTACTGGACCATATCGAATTGATTACCTGGCTACTAAGAACCTTATTGATGCAG CAACCGTCGCAAAAGTTGACCACTTTATCTTGCTCACATCTTTGGGAACAAACAAGGTCGGTTTTCCTGCAGCAATTCTCAA TTTGTTTTGGGGAGTCCTCCTTTGGAAAAGGAAAGCAGAAGAGGCACTGCTTGCCAGTGGGCTTCCTTATACT ATTGTGAGACCTGGAGGAATGGAACGTCCCACTGATTCTTTTAAAGAAACTCACAATATTACTCTTTCGGAGGAAGATACTTTATTTGGTGGTCTCGTGTCAAACCTTCAG GTGGCAGAACTAATGGCGGTTATGGCCAAAAACCGGAGCCTTTCATACTGTAAAGTGGTTGAAGTTGTTGCAGAAACAACAGCACCGTTGACCCCCATGGAGGACCTTCTTGCAAAAATTCCCCCCCAACGTGTTGAGGTTTCCCCACCCAAG GAAACTGGTGATTTACAGAAATCTGCAACTCCAACCAGTATTACGTCTGAGATCCCTGATGCCTTGCTCGAGAAAAAACCTTctgaaacaaagttgaaagCAGCAGCACCTCTCTCTCCATATACTGC TTATGCAGAGCTTAAACCGCCTACATCTCCTAGTCCGATTCCTCCTGGTGGTCATCAAGCAGGTGCAAGTGGAGCAGAAGATAGCAAACCCACTAAAAAAGCCTCTTCTGTTGTTGATTATGCTTTTGACAAAGCAGAATTGCTGACTACAAGACCTTCGTCTCCATATGCTGC TTATGAAGATTTAAAGCCACCTACATCTCCTAGTCCAAATCCTCCCGGAGGTCGTCAAGAAGGTTCAAGTGGAGCAGAAGATGGTGAACCTACTAAAGCAGTTTCTTCTGTTGTTGATTCTACTTTTGACAAAGTAGAATTGCTGACTACAAGGCCTTTGTCTCCATACACTGC TTATGAAGATTTAAAGCCACCTACATCTCCTAGTCCAATTCCTCCCGGTGGTCGTCAAGAAGGTGCAACTGGAGCAGAAGACAGCGAACACACTAAGGCAGCCTCTTCTGTTGTTGATTCTACTTTTGACAAAGCAGAATTGCTGACTACAAGGCCTTTGTCTCCATACACTGC TTATGAAGATTTAAAGCCACCTACATCTCCTATTCCAATTCCTCCCGGTGGTCGTCAAGAAGGTGCAAGTGGAGCAGAGGATAGCGAACACACTAAGGCAGCCTCTTCTGTTGTTGATTCTACTTTTGACAAAGCAGAATTGCTGACTACAAG TTATGAAGATCTAAAACCACCTACATCCCCTAGTACAAATCCTCCTGGAGGTCGTCAAGAAGGTGCAAGTGGAGCAGAGAATACCAAACCCACTAAGGAAGCCTCTtctgtttatttatttacttttgacAAAGCAGAGTTGGTGACTACAAGGCCTTTGTCTCCATACACTGC TTATGAAGATTTAAAGCCACCTAGATCTCCAAGTCCAAGACCGAGTGGTTTGAAATCCTCAGCAACTGCGGAAGTAACATCAGCAGTTACTGGAGGCAACGATGTGGCAATCGATAGTGCTAACAATTTCTCCAAGGAGGATTCATCAAAAAGTTCAGCTTTCTGTCATTCTCCTTACCCTGC GTATGAGGACTTCAAGCCTCCAAGCTCTCCAACGCCATCTTTCAATAAAATGTGA